ACACTTCAGATTAGGTTACACGTTAGTCCACAAAGCAAGTCTtagcaaatataaaaatatttttaaaatatcaagtaTAGTGACAGTAATGGTCTATTGACATGGAAATTATTAACTATGGAAGATTAGAAAATTCACAAAcacataaaaactaaataaaatactcTTGAATAATGGCAGAAAGAACAGacacagactttaaaaaaaaatcttgagacaAACGATAACAAGAGTATAATAAAAAGTGTAATGGCCAAAGTAGTTCAAAGAATTCTATAGCTATAGGCacagaaataataatagaaaaaaaacttgAACAAGCTCATAttaaaaaacaaggaaagaggaaagaagacagTACGTCAGATGTCAGCAGAAGGAAGTGAAGAAGGAAGACTGAGTAGAAACCAATTCAACAGAGACCAACAGACACAGAACAGCGCAGGCACGATGTTCAAGTCAGCCAGGAGTGCTTAGAACAGACACAAAACAGAGCAAACAAAAAGAGAACACACTGTGGGCGTGCATAAAAGGAAAAATCTACAATGCAAACAtttaacagaaagaagaaagaacttaCATGGAGTGATACTTGAAAACTCTTTTCTGCTAGGAGGTTATTACCTAAACATATAGAGAATTCATAGAACTTGAtagaaaaaaacaactaaaaaatacataaatttaaatatgAGCAAAGAGAATAcatgttttctaaataaataaatgatccaCAGATATGTAGGAAAGTTGTCAGTATTAGTCAGATACAGGGAAATGTACATGGTATActtaatatacacatatataacagATTCATGTAGAGATTGATTTAATATGTTTAAATACAAGTATTCATTCTTGTAAGATACCATCATATTCTTCATTAGAAAAACCCTACATCTCAAAATAATATGGGTATACGTGTTTTTACTGGAATAAAATGGACAGAGAAATCTCACTTATTACTAAAGTGTAAGAAAGTTTGCCTCCAAGAAGCAGAGAATACCTTGGCAGTTGGCAGAAGACAGGGAATGTTCACTCTGGACGACGCTGGTGAAAGGATTCAGAACACAAGTTACATACATCGGGGACCTAACATCTGACTACAATCACTTCAGTTagtattattttactttatatatgCACGTTTTCTGAGGAAGTAGAGCTTAACTATTCTCAATGCAAATACAGAGTGAgagaataaagaaactgtagccATATAGAATGATGAAAACACTAACTTTGTTTATTGTGACAATCACTTTACTCTGGATACATATTGTGCATAAAACATTGCATTATATTGCTTAAATATACCAATTTCAAATGTTTCAGCTTGGCCCCAGATGCCTGTGAAAGTTCAAAAATGAATGCATTCTACATATACATGAGACATGATATAAAGGTTCAAATTAATACATATacaaattgtatttaaaatgaaCATTCTCTGTTAAAATTGTctttacatttgaaaaataaatagataagcaaGCAGAAAAATTACAAAAGATTTGGTAAAAAAAATGGACACACAACTCcaccagtgtttttttttaattatataattttaaaatacatacttaTTTATCTGAGAAGCCAAGTAACAGAGAGGTGGGGGAAGAGTAGAGGGTGAGTTTTCTTTCTTGCACCTGATGGCTCACTGCCCAGCTAGACTCagatcaggagtcaggaattgcATCCTGCCAGCCCACTGAGCAGGCAGAGGCTCCAGTACTCAGGctcccttctgctgccttctcagtaGGTTTGCAGGTGGTTGGATTGGAGACAAAATAGTGAAGACTTGTATCAACACAGTGCTGTGCAGTGTTGGCACTGCATGCCGTGGGCTACAATGCCATCCATGTAACTGTGACATTGATAGAAAGGACAGGTTAACTGAAAGAAGACGATCTAacttttttcagttatttttaatggaaagtcagatacacagagaggatgagaaacagagcggaagatcttccgtatgtTGGTCAACTCCCCACATGGCCTTAAGgatcagggctgagctgatccaaagagagagccaggagctttctcagggtctcctacatgggtgcagtgtcccaaagctttgggtggtccttgacaacattcccaggtcacaagcagggagctagatgggaagcaggaccactgggattagagtcATCCCTCATATGGAATcactgtgtgtgcaaggcaaggactcaagCTACTAGACTATGTTGCTAGACCAGAATCTAATTTTATATGGGAAACTTGGCACATGTATGAATGAAGGGAAAGAGAGCAGAGCTTATTTTCTTCAAATCATGTACAACTACATCCAATAACCATATAACATAGTAAAAATTCAGGTATAAATAGGTGGTAACTCTACAGCCTGGTCTCCTCTCAGAATTCTGAACCGCTGATTAGAGAATTTTTCCCCACTGCAGCTCAGTGATTTTACACATGGCATCCAACAGGGGGTGCTACACTTACGTGTCTTATGTTTAGACTACACTGAATTTATTTCAAACAATTAGATATTTCTGCTGAGTCACACAAGGTGATTGTTACTCAGATAGAATAAAATGAGAAGCAGTAATATTTGACTGAATGTGATGTATGCATGAAACTTTTCTTCATTCtcaattctttcattgcagggaCCTCCAAAGATCCATGAAAAATACACTTTATGAaacgaaacaaacaaaccaaaaatctaCATGAATTTCCaaagttttgcatcaaaataaattcacatttaaTACTGTTCctctgtgaacttttaaaaagccGCATACTTCTAGAAAATTGAGTTGAATTTACTCCTGGTAAAAATGGATAGATGGCAGGAAAATTTGTAAGTTGCGATCTGGTTTGGTTAAGTATATGTCAGGTTTTATTTCCGTTCCTTCcccaaaagtttcaaatattagttTAAGATCTCTGCAGCTAGTCTGATGATAAGCATGCTTACTTAGGATGGACTATTTTCATATCTGTGGGGAAAATATTGATCACAAACCCTCATGGATGTAGGTATTATAAGGATAAAATCAGCTAATATAAGTGAAACAAATAACTGTGTTTCTAAATGATTAGAATTAAGTGCACTCTGCCAATATCAGCTCTATTGACTAGTTGGAAAATAAGACACTCAGCAAAATAACGTTTTGTTTCATAAGCAAATTTTGAGTGTATGTATGtttgaatgagagagacagacacatagaATTGGACTTCCAATGGTAAAAATACATGATGATCATTTTACAAATTAAAGTCAGAAAAGTTTTAGGTTTATAGCAATGGTCTGgccaggataaaaaaaaaaaaaaataggtaggaTTTACCTGAAATTTAAAGGACGGGTAAAATTTCaagaattttacaaataaaagagTAGGAATGGTTTAATTGCAACACGAACAGTAAGAAATGTAAGAGAAAATTCATTGGGAAGCAAAGGAAAGAGTCTGGTATCGAATGAAGGAGATCTGCACAAAACAGCATCATCAACATTTTTGAACAAGAGAATCGTGATGAACTTACTCTTACTAGTATACTCTGAACAGGCAAAAtgtaaaaacaacagcaacaacaaaaccatgGTTAAGAATTCAACAtatcgggcctggtggcgtggcccagtggctgaaagtcctcgccttgaaagccccgggatcccatatgggcgccggttctaatcccggcagctccacttcccatccagctccctgcttgtggcctgggaaagcagttgaggatggcctaatgccttgggaccctgcacccgtgtgggagacccggaagaagttcctggttcctggcttcgaatcagcacagcaccagctgctgcgctcacttggggagtgaatcatcggatggaagatcttcctctctgtctctcctcctctctgtatatctgactttgtaacaaaaataaataaatctttaaaaataagaattcaaCGTATTATGTAAAACCTCATCAGTGAAGAACAAAATAAGATCTCAAAAGTAGCATGAAgagcaaaaaaggaaaatgaagaagttATCATTTTGCACAGTCAAGGTTAAAATTTgtataacttattttttttgaagattcatttatctttattgaaaagttagatttacagagaggaagaatgacagagaggaagatcttctgtccaatgattcactccccaagggactgcaatggccagaaacaagctgatccaaagtcagaagccgggaacttcttccatgtctccaacatgtgtacagggccccaaggcttttaaccaccctctactgctttctcaggtcaccaggggggagttggatgggaagtggtacattgggattagaacaggcacccatattggatccccacacattcaaggcaaggactatagccgCACGACCACTGAGCAGGAGCAACAAATTTTATCTTATGCAGCCTATGTTAAGCTTTAATTCCAGCATTCTCACTTCAGAATCAGTTGTTATCTGGCAAAACTTTTACAGTAATATCTTCAGTACTTTTTCAATGACTGAACGGAATTCAATGTGTGAGTTGTTACCCCAGCTTAATGCACAGAAATTTTTgtgtctatttttctgtttttacatcatttaaatttttgccttctgttgaaatgttttcctttattGCAAACCCCTTGTTAATTCTCCCTATCCTTGGAAATTAATGGTCAATGTCAATATTAGGTAAAGTTAATGATCTAGCTTTTTCCCTTTTTcccacatcaaaaaaaaaaaaaatgaaaatagtgaaCATTGGCATGAACTTGTGCACCGATCTAATCACACCCACAGAACAGGATAAGTCTGGAGCAGAAAACAATTGTGTCTACCTGCCATGACCAtctatcatcatttttttcccaaaattctTGATACTGACAATTTTTGCCTGCTAGATGAGTGAAAGATGTGCTGCTTGTTAGCATACGCATGTTGTTGAAATGTTCGtaaggtgtttttcttttttttggcagACATGAAAGGTGAAATCATAGTTCAGAGTCCCCCCTccagcagagaaaagaaaatagtcTTTGCTTCATTGAAGAGAAAGCAGTAAGAGGGTCACGGGGAGAGGATGACCCAGGAGGTTCCTTGGCCCTACTCTGTCTGGACTCACACAGCCCATTCTTCCAAAGATCTGCTAATGAGTGTTGCCCAGTGGTGATTTCCTTCATTTTAGTGCCAACATCGTATGAAATAACGTCAATTCAATATGTATTAATGTTTAAGTTATGTTGAAGCTATGCCCCATTGTAGAAACATTTGGATATTTCTGCAGTGTTACcgactctctctctccatctctctctcacacacacacacaaactaaagtATTCACGGGGTGCTCTGATATAGAGAATATGTTATtgcaaacattaaagaaaaaagaagtaaatgaagGATGTCTGAGgagaagagaaggggaagaaTGATTATCATAGAGTTATACCTATGAAATATGCAAAATATGTGATGAAAGAAATTAGATCTAAGATTATTCTCTGGGCAGGATTAAGGATGCCATTGCATGAAAAGCATGTTTTTCTATAATGATTTACATTaactttattattaaaaatgtataaatattcatcttttttaaagatttatttttattggaatggcggatatacagagaggaggagaggctgagaggaagatcttccatctgatggttcactctccaagcagcagcaacagctggaacagagccaatatgaagccaggagccaggagattctttcaggtttaccacgctgatgcagggtcccaaagcttagggccatcctggactgcattcccaggccatcctggactgcattcccaggccacaggcaaggaactggactggaagcggggctgccagtttagaaccagtgcccatatgggatcctgctggcgctttcaaggcgaggaccttacccACTATGCTATCGCCCCAGGCCCTAAATCTTCATCTTGTTACAAAAAGGAGACATTATCTGTGTTGTAATTGTTCCATAAAATCATATCAATCATGACTTGATCATAACCAGTGTGTAACCAACGTTGGTGAATATAGTGATTAAATAATGTCAGCAACACCATGATATTTAATATCATCTTGTATACTGGAAAGTGTTTTTGGAGGGCTAAAAGacttttttcaaatgtttgtgtctgtgtatgtctATTTTGATGTATGTGTATTAGAGATGTCAAATTTACTATTagaattgtaaagaaaaagcAACACCATACAGGTAGGCACCACAGCACACCATCACAGAAGAGGCACTAAATGGGCACTAACTCCCGAGGACTCATTCCATGGAGAAACATTCCTGGAGATGTAGGATGGATACAAAGAAACACATACCTTACCCAGAAAGGTACAGTGAAATGCTGATGATGTAGGGCTTGCACTCCAGCTCATGGTAGAGGAAAGCAGACATAACGAGCTTCGGCACATAAACCTGATAAGCATTAAGCTAAGCATGGCTGTACCTATTACTACTGCTATTGAGTGATGCATCTAGGATTTTGCAAGAAGACTCTAGAAGCTGTACAGAAACAAAACCAGGTAATAAAGTCCCTTGGGAGAGAGGAGATGGAGTGAGTGGAACTCTTCAAACAGATCAGACATGAATTACTAAAGCAAAGAACATACTGCATTATATTTATTGCTCTACATCTGATAGTAAATTTGTTGTACATTGCCTCATATTAAAACTATAATCTATATCAAAAATTCTCCTCAAGACAGATGGACAGTCAACATGTGTGGGAGTATCCATTGAACACAAAGCAAACGTGCTGTGATACAAATTGAATTTTGATCCAAAGGTATTGAAATTTGCCCACCAGCTAGCTGAAATTCCCATCCAAAGAGCTACTGCAGGGCTGGTATGGAAGTCTTcactacagtcctcaccttgcatgtgctgggatcccatttgggcaccggtttgtatcgtGGCATCTTCACTTTCTTCTAGTTCCcatcctatggcctgggaaagcatttgaggatcaTCCTGattcttgggacactgcacctgcatgggaaaacagaaaggaTTCCCTGGCTCTTGGATTAGGATCGGCTCCTCTCTGGCCATTGacaccacgtggggagtgaaccagaggatggaatatcactctgtttctccttctccctgtaaagctgactttgcaataaaaattaataaatctttaaaacaaaactacTCTTGCTGCTAGTTATATCAGTATGAAAAAATGGAGAAGGGTAATTGCAGTAAATCATatcatagaaaaatatttaacagaATTCAAGTCCTCAAATATGTTTCAATGTACTCAAAAACAGGAAAAGTGCATGTGTATGCTGATGTCATCACTCAACTGATCAGTAAACTGTAAGATGATTTAGAAACTCCCTTTTTGAAGCTGATGTCGGAACCAATGCAGGACAGAACAAACCTGCATCTGAATCTTTGCATTATCTACATTACAGGAAGTATAGATTTCAGTTGATAATCATGAGAAAGATAAGTCTATAGTAATTCTGAAAAATGGCTTGCTGTCCAACTTACTTTAAGGAGTTCTATGTGGGTTTTCATAGTGTCTCCTTGCATCCACAACATTAACAGAGCCCAACTTTGTTCTCCGTATTTAACATCTTAAAAAGTATGTTAGGCTGAGTGTTAAGTTAGTTTGCTTATTTACTGAAGTTGCTCAAGTGAGCAGAGATGATTTCAACAAAGATATTTTGATATGAAGTCAAATTATACCAGGATTCACAAACAAAGCAAATTATAGACATTTTGCATAGCATGCATCCTGAATATTTGTGTCGTTTTCAGGACTTTTCATTTGCCTGACAACACTCTTGGATGCAGGTGATTTAATATTAGCAGCACTCAAAGAAAAAACTGCAGTCTTtcagaaaaagaatatttaatgtaattttggaaaagaaatcatacacaaatattttaagcatGTTTAGGCAGAGATAATTTAACTGGAATAAAATCAAAGCTTTTGAAGTGTCTCTTGGGTTGGATCATTTCAGAAGAGATTCTTTAACATAAAGTCATATTGGATTCTCAAAACATTTAATCAATCAAAGGCATCATTAGGAACAGCCATTTTATGAGAACTAAGAGCCCAACTTCCTGGACTCTAATGACAAGTTCCCAGACAGTCCATGCAGCCAGCAGGAAGAGTCTGTTTGCAAATCCACCACCTCCAGGGATATATAAGGGCCCATCCAAGTGAGGGTCAGTACGAAAGTTGGTTTCATCTGTTCCCACAAGCCCAGCTTGCTCTCCAAAGCCTTCCTATGGCTTGCCAGAACTACTGCTCTGCAAACTGTGGTTCAGGGTCCCACAGGAACACCTGCCACATCCCTGCCTCACCATCTGTGACCCTCTGCTCTACCAATGGGAGCTGTGGAGATGTCTTCTACTTACCCAGCAGTGGTCAAGACCAGGCCTGGCTCTCTGACAACTGCCAAGAGACCTGCATGGAATCAACCAGCTGCCAGCCACTCAACTGTGTGCCCAGCAACTGTGCAACCTCTGGGGGCTCTTCCACCGTGTACTATGTGCCCAGACCTAGCCAAGGCACCAGTTTGGTTCCTGTATCTTCCATcatctccagctcctgcctgccagtCTCCTGTAAGCCTCTGAGTTATGTGCCCAGCAGCTGCCGTCCACAGAGCTCTCTGCTTACCAATTGCCAGCCCATAAGCTGTGGGCCCACTGTCTACCGCCCAGTGACCTTTCTGCCCACCAGCAGCCGACCTCAGGGCATCCTCACTTTTGGATGCCAGCCAGGAGGTTCTGTGACCTGTGGTCCTCAAGTGGTGCATGTGGTATCCAGTAGCCCAAGGCCTCCACAGCCTCCATCCGGCGGTTGCCAACCTGTGACCCATGTGTGTGGCACTTTCCGTCCATCTTGCTCTGCTCAGGGATGCCAGTAGCTTTCTTGTTCCAGGCAATGAGAATGTTGGAGATGCACGATGAAAATTCCAATGGACTTTTTGCTGCTTCCTTGGTAGTGCCTGAATTTCAGTTGCCTGCTCTTCCTGTACCTGACCTAGACAGGAGCTGCTACTTCTATACTTTCATCTTTGCTTAGcattaaaaagggaaaagaaaagaaaaaagaaaagtaataaagAAAACATCTGCAATGTTTCCAGTGTTGCCTTGATGTGGGAAGCATGTATTTGGTTCATGCTGTAATAAAAGTCAAAACTAAGCATCTGATTCACTggtttgtcttttatttcttcatttcgaCACAGAAATGATCAAACAAAACTTCTCACAAGTTTTCCCAAAAAAGATAGGTGTGATACCCAACCATATACTCTTACTGGGCATTAAGAGATTGTTTGATGTTATTATTCCTCAAGCTGCCTTATGCACCTCAGATCCCTTGCTCTGGAGAGCCCAAGAAATGCTGTTCGGCATGCATTTTACAAAGGTAATACTAGGAATaatgtctctcatctctctcttccaCTATAGTGCCCTTTTTCATCACAGATGTAGCCATAGTTTAGTACTTAAGTCTTCATTGACTTCCAATAATCTAGACCCCAAAGTAACAGCCCAACGCCTAGAGATGACACCTTTCTTCATAGTCTTCTAACTGCTCTGGCTACTTTCCCCTTTGTTGCATATTAGCTCTTCTCCCATGTCTCAATCCTAACACGTAGACCACCAAACACAGTTCTGACAATCATCCTACGTTTTGAAAATCTCATTAGCAAGATTAGACTCCCTGTGTTATCTTTCTACTTGCACTTcttattttttcctcctttatattttgttcttattattttctatcatacagttttataggtatagtgATGCCATCCTTTGAATTTTCCTCCATTCCTTCCCATTCTTCCTTCATTATTCCAATTCCCCCCAAGATTTTTACAATATTCCTTTAGCAATAGGTTGAAAGTcttacattctgctatttaggtatATCATGTTATTGTACATAAACACAACTGTAGCAAATGTAGTATCAAACTTTCAAAGGTATATGCAACAGTTTCGTTGGAAGTCTTTCCTGTGCAAGTATTCACCAAGGAAAGagtagaaacattaaaaaaaaatgaaaacttgctCATAAAAAAATTTAACTCCCTCAAGTCTTGAAAACTATTTCGTCAGAAACCAAGAATGCTCAAAATAAAGAGTTAAATCATTGACATGTCAGCCTTTGATGTGGAGACATTggtgctgtgttcattctgtgctATAAAATAATGTTTCAGAGGAAATTTATGCTTTAGCCAATTTAGATTCTTAATTTGACCCTGTGTACTTTTTTCTCTGCAAATGAAGGTGTCTAGGGCCAAACCATCATGTGAAAACCTGCTGATTTTAGTATAACTGCATATTTGTTGACAAGCTATTGCATtgcattttaatttcatgttctaTTAAATGGGGAAAAAGTCTATCTGAAATGATAGTTCTTACTGTAAAGACACTTTCTAGATTTCCTAAGTACTGGGATGTACGGAGGCCAGGAATGGAGCTTGTAGCGCACGGGCAATGATTGCCCTAGCAGCCTGTGTGACCTCACAGTGGCCTGTATTCTCCCGTGGCTGTGCAGTGGATTATGGGAAATCCAAGTTTTTACCTACAAGAAACATAAGACTTATGCTCACTTTTTTTTCTAGTAAGAGAGAATTAATTACGATCTTTGTTGCTGCCAAATAAAATGATCAAAGAATTAAAGACAAAATAATTTGTACTGTGGAAAACCAAGGGCTAAAAAGTTGAACCATGTGCATCCACATGAGCAGATTAACCATCATCAAAAGTACTTGGAAAGTTCCTAAAGAattctctctcacttttcttcctccttttaaaTTACCTatttattcttcctgtttctgggaaaagggaggagataaaggaagttgccacacccagccttccagtgccccagtacctagggatggggaatggccacagAATATCCCCCAGGGTCCTGATATGTTGTAAATTTCAAGGATCATGCCaaggtagttttgatagttccaaaATACTTCCAATgtacattggctgacatagtccaccttacatATTTGCTGTAATCTCCTGGCTGGGGTAGTTTTCCAATTTGCTCTatgctccttcctctgctgtggtatcaGATGTCTTCTGTAGTTCCCAATGGGTGGaatattctccatgtgcaacaggtcctgctgtccactgttctgtATTTTCCACTGcagaggaccagttcttgcaggtgggcACAAGGACCAAAGATAGGTGAACTGGG
This sequence is a window from Ochotona princeps isolate mOchPri1 chromosome 3, mOchPri1.hap1, whole genome shotgun sequence. Protein-coding genes within it:
- the LOC131479852 gene encoding keratin-associated protein 26-1-like codes for the protein MACQNYCSANCGSGSHRNTCHIPASPSVTLCSTNGSCGDVFYLPSSGQDQAWLSDNCQETCMESTSCQPLNCVPSNCATSGGSSTVYYVPRPSQGTSLVPVSSIISSSCLPVSCKPLSYVPSSCRPQSSLLTNCQPISCGPTVYRPVTFLPTSSRPQGILTFGCQPGGSVTCGPQVVHVVSSSPRPPQPPSGGCQPVTHVCGTFRPSCSAQGCQ